The window GATAAGTTTCAAAGAATTCATGATTAGCAATTCTATAGATTTCAGAGTAATCTAAGGGTGAAACTAAGAAATCATTCTCTTTTACTATCATTTTTTCTCCCCACGGTGCAATAATGAAAAATTCCTCTTTATTTTTAACTTTTATAGCTTTTATCTCTCCGATTGGTTTGAAAACATTCCAAGTAGAGTTTTCTTTTTTTAAGAACACATATCTTTTATCAAATTTATCTTTTGGAACAATGTACTCCTCTTTAGCTTCCGTTGTATTTTTAACTATGTAGCTTGGAACAGTAACGGTATTAGTTGTTTCTAATCCATCTTTAGTAAAGGTTTGAATAGTTTCACCTAATACAGCTTCTCTAGCTAAAATTGGTTTGAATTTTTCAAAAACAACACTTGTCTCTAAATTCGGTAGAAGTTGATCTTTTAATTGAGATTGATTGATAACTCTAGTATTTGCATAAAGCAATGAACTAAATAGTAATCCTGTAAATATAAATTTTTTCATTTTTCCTCCAAAAAGTGATATTCATAAAAATAGTTATTGATAGCTTAACATATTTTTTTCTAAAAAACATTAGAAAGATTGAAAAAGAAAATTAAAAATAGTATACTTAAGTTGTATAAATGGAGGTGCATTAATTTATGATTGGAGTATTTTATAGTAGTCAAAGAGGAAAAAGTGAGTTTGTTACAACTTTAATTAAGGATAGATTAAAAGAAAAGTGTGGTGTATATAAAGTTTCGGATGAAGATTTAGTTGAGAAAGTAAATGGATACAACAAGTTAATTTTTATAATTCCAACATATGGTTTTGGAGTTCCTCACCAAGACTGGATAAATGTAATTGAAAAATTAAGAGGGATAGATTTTAGTGGAAAAGATGTGGGATTAATAGGAAGAGGAAATCAGGGTTTTTATGCAGTTACTTTTGTTAATGGAATGAAACCTATTTATGATGTATTATTAGAAAAAAGTGCTAATATAGTTGGAGAAACTTCAATAGAGGGATATGATTTTGTGAAGAGTACAGCTGTAGTGAATGGCAAATTTATAGGATTAGTTTTAGATGAGATGTTTATGTTAAATGAGATAAAAGATAGAGTGAATAGTTGGTTGATAGAAAATTTTGAAGAGGGTTTAAATGAAGAATAAAAAGAGATATTTAAAGTTTATAGAAGTTTTCCAAAATGAGAGAGATTTCTTTGAGTGTCATGAGATTTTAGAAGATGTTTGGGTAGAGGAAACAAAGTGTGAAACAAGAAAACACGTAGCGATAAATTTGCTGCTAATTTCGGTTGGATTGCTTCATTGGAGAAATAAAAACTTTAAGGGCGCAGTTCAAGTTTTAGAAAATTCACTTAATAACTATGAAGAGGTTTCATTTTTGATAGAAGAACTAGGGATAGATTCAAAAGAGTTAAAAGATATGATTCAAGATACAATATCAAAAATTAAAAAGCAAAGAACTTACGAAGAGATTTATCTTCCTTTGTATAAATAATAAACTACCCTGCTATAAATAGCAGGGTAGTTTTTAAATTATTCTTCTATAGAACAATATTTTTCACAATGAACTTTAGACTCATCATATCTATCTATAAATTTATTTTCCTCTTCTGAATATCCAAATGACACAACACCAAATGGGATTATATGTTCTGGTAGATTAAAATATTTTTTTATTTTTTGAACTCTTTCAACTTCAGGATAGAATCCAAGCCAAACACCACCTAATCCTTCTTCAACAATCTGAAGTAGCATATTTTGAATAGCTGCTCCTAAATCTTGCTGTAGCCACATATCATCTTTTTCTATTAATTTTGAATTTCCTAAAACAACAATAGAAATTTTTGATTTTCCAGCTGGCGTTGCATGAGGGCTCATTAAAGAGATTTCTTTTTTCTTTTCATCACTTTCAACAATTATAAATTCCCACGGCTTAAAATTATGAGCTGATGGTGCTTGCATAGCAGCTCTTAAAATACGCTCTATTTTTTCACACTCGACATCTTTATCAGTAAAATTTCTAATACTTCTTCTATAAAAAATTGAATTCATTTTAAACTCCTTCATTTATTTTTTTAAGTTAAAAATACATCTTTTTCCTGGTGTAAAGTAGCATTTATTACACGATACACATTTAGGTCTTTTTAAATCTCCAGACATCCAGATATTAACTAAATCAGGTTCGCAAGTAAGTGGTCTAGATAAAGAGAAATACTGCACTTTAGAAGAATTTAAAATATCTTCCATAACATCCACATGTCTATTTCCACCGATTAAAATAATAGGAGTTTCTATCTCTTCTGCTAATTTTTTAGCATAGTTTTTAAAGTATGATTCATTTTCTTTTGAAACAATAACCTTTGTTCTTGCAGCACCCAAATTATTTTCTCCAACCTCTTTTATCGACTCATTTCCACCAGTAACCTCTATTGCATCGATTCCAAGTTCAGACAACTTTTTAGCTACAAACATACTATCTTCTTCTGTAAGACCTCCATCTTTAATGAAGTCAGCAGAATTTAATTTTATCCAAATAGGAAACTCTTTTCCTACAGCCTCTCTCATTGCTGTAAAAATTTCAAAAATGATTCTTCCTCTATTTTCGATACTACCACCATACTCATCTTCTCTTTTGTTGTAGTACGGAGATAAAAATTGACTTAATAAATA of the Cetobacterium sp. ZOR0034 genome contains:
- a CDS encoding DUF309 domain-containing protein, giving the protein MKNKKRYLKFIEVFQNERDFFECHEILEDVWVEETKCETRKHVAINLLLISVGLLHWRNKNFKGAVQVLENSLNNYEEVSFLIEELGIDSKELKDMIQDTISKIKKQRTYEEIYLPLYK
- a CDS encoding flavodoxin domain-containing protein, which codes for MIGVFYSSQRGKSEFVTTLIKDRLKEKCGVYKVSDEDLVEKVNGYNKLIFIIPTYGFGVPHQDWINVIEKLRGIDFSGKDVGLIGRGNQGFYAVTFVNGMKPIYDVLLEKSANIVGETSIEGYDFVKSTAVVNGKFIGLVLDEMFMLNEIKDRVNSWLIENFEEGLNEE
- a CDS encoding NADH:flavin oxidoreductase; amino-acid sequence: MKSIFDKTKLGNLEMKNRIIRGALWEDLADEKGHMTPELSAIYEELAAGGAGTLITGYAFVTEDEQPNPGMMGIYNDSFIDEYKIFTDKIHKYGANIIMQIVYGGFMTNYKVGDRVIWGPSTMQNENTGTWAKEISKEEIKYLVKAFADAALRVKKSGFDGVEIHGGHGYLLSQFLSPYYNKREDEYGGSIENRGRIIFEIFTAMREAVGKEFPIWIKLNSADFIKDGGLTEEDSMFVAKKLSELGIDAIEVTGGNESIKEVGENNLGAARTKVIVSKENESYFKNYAKKLAEEIETPIILIGGNRHVDVMEDILNSSKVQYFSLSRPLTCEPDLVNIWMSGDLKRPKCVSCNKCYFTPGKRCIFNLKK
- a CDS encoding nitroreductase family protein, whose product is MNSIFYRRSIRNFTDKDVECEKIERILRAAMQAPSAHNFKPWEFIIVESDEKKKEISLMSPHATPAGKSKISIVVLGNSKLIEKDDMWLQQDLGAAIQNMLLQIVEEGLGGVWLGFYPEVERVQKIKKYFNLPEHIIPFGVVSFGYSEEENKFIDRYDESKVHCEKYCSIEE